The following are from one region of the Polynucleobacter sp. MWH-CaK5 genome:
- the prmC gene encoding peptide chain release factor N(5)-glutamine methyltransferase encodes MSTIQELLKESTLDKVDAKVLLAHLIDQHLNWPKSAMISRDTDALPKALLEEWALLEKQRTEGHPVAYLIGKKEFFNIELKVAPGVLIPRPETELLVELTIDHIQSSGKKTPKILDLGTGSGAIGLALAKNLPNSQVTCVDVSAEALKIAQENAGLLNLNSVKFLQSNWFDGLIGLTTNLPAEECVFDVIVSNPPYIPAGDHHLSMGDLRFEPISALTDDHDGLMAYRAIFKEAPAYLAEDGFILVEHGFDQYKQVCQLLQEQNYINIKAHQDLAGIWRVASANRAASVKLG; translated from the coding sequence GTGTCAACCATACAAGAACTTCTTAAAGAAAGCACTTTGGACAAAGTGGATGCCAAAGTGTTGTTGGCTCACTTGATTGATCAACATTTGAATTGGCCAAAATCTGCAATGATTAGCCGTGATACAGATGCATTGCCCAAGGCCTTGCTCGAAGAATGGGCGCTATTAGAAAAGCAACGAACTGAAGGTCATCCAGTCGCTTACCTAATTGGTAAAAAAGAGTTTTTTAACATTGAGCTCAAAGTAGCCCCTGGCGTTTTAATCCCAAGGCCTGAAACAGAACTCTTGGTTGAGTTGACGATTGATCACATTCAATCATCAGGCAAAAAAACACCAAAGATTCTAGATTTAGGCACAGGCAGTGGCGCGATTGGTTTGGCCTTGGCCAAGAACCTTCCTAACTCCCAAGTGACCTGTGTGGATGTCAGCGCTGAAGCACTCAAGATAGCTCAAGAAAATGCCGGCCTTTTGAATCTGAACTCAGTGAAGTTCCTTCAATCGAATTGGTTCGATGGTCTGATTGGCCTGACCACAAACCTGCCAGCTGAAGAATGCGTATTTGATGTGATTGTGAGTAATCCGCCATACATTCCAGCGGGTGATCATCACTTATCCATGGGTGACTTGCGCTTTGAGCCAATCTCAGCACTGACCGATGATCATGATGGCTTGATGGCATACCGCGCTATTTTCAAAGAAGCCCCTGCTTATTTGGCAGAGGATGGATTCATCTTGGTAGAACATGGATTTGATCAATACAAACAAGTTTGTCAGTTATTGCAGGAACAAAATTACATCAATATCAAAGCCCACCAGGATCTTGCGGGTATTTGGCGCGTCGCATCGGCCAATCGAGCAGCGTCTGTTAAGCTTGGCTAA
- the trpC gene encoding indole-3-glycerol phosphate synthase TrpC — MSDILKRILATKFDEVAKASSQVAMHVLRADAEASIQAVGLKPRGFTASIEEKISQGHAGVITEIKKASPSKGVFREDFNPAQIAQSYEKNGAACLSVLTDKEYFQGSAQYLREARQACNIPVLRKDFLVDPYQVYEARAMGADAILLIAAALDDAQMKDFETIAHELQMDVLVEVHDAYELERALALKTPLLGINNRNLRTFEVSLETTLSLLKEIPAEKRVVTESGILTRADVALMRAAKVDAFLVGEAFMRQEDPGAALAELFNA; from the coding sequence ATGAGCGATATTCTGAAACGCATCCTGGCAACCAAATTTGATGAAGTCGCCAAAGCCTCTTCTCAGGTGGCGATGCACGTCCTAAGAGCGGATGCAGAAGCCAGTATCCAAGCAGTAGGATTAAAGCCCCGTGGTTTTACTGCCAGCATTGAAGAAAAAATTTCTCAAGGTCATGCTGGGGTCATCACAGAAATTAAAAAAGCCAGCCCAAGCAAGGGCGTATTTCGCGAAGATTTCAATCCAGCTCAAATTGCCCAGTCTTACGAAAAAAATGGGGCTGCTTGTTTATCGGTTTTAACGGATAAAGAATATTTTCAAGGTTCCGCTCAGTATTTGCGCGAAGCCCGTCAAGCCTGCAACATCCCTGTATTGCGCAAAGACTTCTTGGTCGATCCGTACCAAGTCTATGAAGCGCGTGCGATGGGTGCTGATGCCATTCTTTTGATTGCAGCTGCTTTGGATGATGCGCAAATGAAAGACTTTGAAACCATTGCTCATGAACTACAAATGGATGTGTTGGTCGAAGTTCACGATGCCTACGAGCTAGAGCGAGCCTTGGCACTGAAGACGCCATTGCTAGGAATCAATAATCGCAATTTACGCACATTTGAAGTCAGTTTAGAAACCACTCTTTCTTTACTAAAAGAAATTCCTGCAGAAAAACGTGTGGTCACAGAAAGTGGCATTCTCACAAGAGCAGACGTCGCTTTGATGCGCGCCGCGAAAGTAGATGCATTCTTGGTAGGTGAAGCCTTTATGCGCCAAGAAGATCCAGGCGCAGCTTTAGCAGAACTATTCAACGCTTAA
- a CDS encoding UbiH/UbiF family hydroxylase, which produces MKTYDLIIVGAGIAGKATSLRLAQLGLKILHLAPSFEVGFQGNDSAVWDSRIYALSASSKNLLEQMHVWSALDQGRIQVVSDMRVFGDSGHADDEIHFSAFSATVPQLSWIVESGHIEKTLDAAIQFQGLIERITDKVVGVISNNEGVTVTTQSGLSVSSKLLLAADGAQSFVREQLQIETTQNAYDQIGVVANFQAEKHHQGTACQWFLPGGEILALLPLPDKKLSMVWSASTDHAEQLKKQSPESLCAEVMRAAQGQVAQRTGQLQMLTAQQGFPLRRMKAKRMIAPDTRPRIVLIGDAAHVMHPLAGQGLNLGLRDVASLADILDNKEAFRAFDDPVLLRRFERARHGDTDALLFTTDRLQKLFANEAGHVKTIRNLGMKLVNRSHFLKRQLIKQALA; this is translated from the coding sequence ATGAAGACTTATGACCTTATTATCGTCGGAGCAGGCATTGCTGGGAAGGCAACTTCTTTGCGTTTAGCGCAATTAGGCTTGAAGATTTTGCATTTAGCACCGAGCTTTGAAGTTGGTTTTCAGGGCAATGATTCTGCTGTGTGGGATAGTCGTATTTACGCTTTATCAGCCAGCAGCAAAAATTTATTAGAGCAAATGCATGTTTGGTCAGCTTTGGATCAAGGACGCATTCAGGTGGTGAGTGATATGCGCGTGTTTGGCGACAGTGGTCATGCCGATGATGAAATACATTTCTCAGCATTCAGTGCCACCGTTCCACAATTGTCTTGGATTGTTGAATCGGGTCACATTGAAAAAACTTTGGATGCAGCGATTCAGTTTCAGGGTTTGATTGAACGCATCACTGATAAAGTTGTTGGCGTTATTTCAAACAATGAGGGCGTCACAGTCACAACACAATCCGGTTTGAGTGTTAGCAGCAAACTTTTGTTGGCCGCCGATGGGGCTCAATCATTTGTGAGAGAGCAGCTTCAAATCGAGACCACTCAGAATGCTTATGATCAAATCGGTGTGGTTGCAAATTTTCAGGCTGAAAAACATCATCAAGGCACTGCATGCCAATGGTTCTTGCCGGGCGGTGAAATTTTGGCTTTATTACCTTTGCCAGATAAAAAACTTTCAATGGTTTGGTCGGCTTCTACTGATCATGCCGAGCAATTAAAAAAACAGAGTCCTGAATCATTGTGCGCAGAAGTGATGAGAGCCGCTCAAGGACAGGTTGCGCAAAGAACAGGTCAGTTGCAGATGTTGACAGCGCAACAAGGATTTCCATTGAGACGCATGAAAGCAAAGCGCATGATTGCGCCAGATACAAGGCCTCGCATTGTGCTGATCGGAGATGCGGCGCATGTGATGCATCCATTGGCGGGCCAGGGCCTTAACTTGGGTTTGAGAGACGTGGCAAGCCTGGCAGATATTTTAGATAATAAAGAAGCATTCAGAGCGTTTGATGACCCGGTGTTGCTAAGAAGGTTCGAGCGTGCGCGACATGGTGATACAGATGCATTACTTTTCACCACCGACCGCTTACAAAAACTTTTTGCTAACGAAGCAGGGCATGTGAAAACAATCAGAAATTTAGGCATGAAATTAGTGAATCGCAGTCATTTTTTAAAGAGACAATTGATCAAGCAGGCTTTGGCTTGA
- a CDS encoding uracil-DNA glycosylase, with protein sequence MSSSFSIKASLPGDWLELIHDELASGRFERLEQEVSSIYSKHAEELAPSLDNIFRAFKETSVEQTKVIILGQDPYQTPGLAQGLSFSIPKEIKPGWRAFPSSLRNISKALALDGYQALPHGDLSAWAAQGVLLLNATLTVQLNLAGSHAQLGWQDLTDVLLYQLAKKKSLIWMLWGAHAQKKLALIEEASQESGVKQEILTASHPSGLSVYKTKEPFIYPGDQQSCGHFRKANELLLQKGLKPIEWLVPS encoded by the coding sequence ATGTCATCATCGTTTTCGATTAAAGCGTCATTGCCAGGTGATTGGCTTGAATTGATTCATGATGAATTGGCTTCTGGTCGTTTTGAGCGTTTAGAGCAAGAAGTGTCATCTATTTACAGCAAGCATGCAGAAGAGCTTGCGCCATCGCTAGACAATATTTTTCGCGCTTTCAAAGAAACTTCAGTAGAGCAAACCAAGGTCATCATTTTGGGTCAAGACCCGTATCAAACACCGGGTCTCGCTCAGGGTTTGTCATTTTCTATTCCAAAAGAAATCAAGCCAGGTTGGAGAGCGTTTCCAAGCTCTTTGAGAAATATCAGCAAGGCATTGGCTTTAGATGGTTATCAGGCTTTGCCGCATGGTGACTTGAGTGCTTGGGCTGCGCAAGGGGTTCTTTTGTTGAATGCCACATTGACGGTGCAACTGAATTTAGCTGGATCTCATGCGCAGCTTGGCTGGCAAGATTTAACCGATGTGCTTTTGTATCAATTGGCCAAGAAAAAATCTCTGATTTGGATGTTGTGGGGTGCGCACGCACAAAAGAAACTGGCTTTGATTGAAGAGGCCAGTCAGGAGTCTGGTGTTAAGCAAGAAATTTTGACGGCTTCACATCCATCTGGCTTGAGTGTGTACAAAACCAAAGAACCTTTTATTTACCCTGGTGATCAGCAATCATGCGGACACTTTCGCAAGGCCAATGAGCTCTTGCTTCAAAAAGGCTTAAAGCCGATTGAGTGGTTGGTGCCTAGTTAG
- the grxD gene encoding Grx4 family monothiol glutaredoxin: MDTQAQIKEIVESNPVVLFMKGNAQFPQCGFSGRAIQILQACGIDKPHTVNVLEDQDIREGVKAYANWPTIPQLYVNGEFIGGSDIMTEMYQSGELQQLLKA; encoded by the coding sequence ATGGACACACAAGCACAAATCAAAGAAATCGTTGAAAGCAACCCAGTGGTTCTATTCATGAAGGGCAATGCTCAGTTTCCGCAATGCGGCTTCTCAGGAAGAGCCATTCAAATTTTGCAAGCCTGTGGCATAGACAAGCCACACACTGTCAATGTTTTAGAAGATCAAGACATCCGCGAAGGCGTGAAAGCATATGCCAACTGGCCAACCATCCCACAACTCTATGTTAATGGCGAGTTCATCGGCGGTTCAGACATCATGACTGAAATGTACCAAAGCGGTGAATTGCAACAACTGCTAAAAGCCTAA
- a CDS encoding M61 family metallopeptidase, whose protein sequence is MPKTRFTSITKNNNDKGFKGKQSKNSITYVIGCDDWRAHRFDVVMQIPGEIASQGPLHLQLPAWIPGSYMIRDFSKHLESISASEIISAKSIKPIKLNKIDSHTWELKSKQDVEVRYQVYAFDTSVRAAYLDHERAFFNASSLCLQLLGFANLPCDVKLLEPKDPDMSQRWSVQTTLPVKESKQIKRSGFGVYQAESYDALIDHPVAMGEFQVIQWQVHGTPHRMVIQGLLDGVDERQLSKDLKAICEAHISFFEPEKPRAPFKEYCFMVNAVGDGYGGLEHRNSTVLLCKRADLPYPEQNLQKHEAYEDFLGLCSHEYFHSWMVKRVKPKAFDPYVLDQKNHTRLLWLFEGFTSYYDDLQLFRSQRINLASYLKRLEKTWNMVLRGPGRHKQSLSESSFDAWTKYYQMDENTPNAVVSYYAKGSLLALALDLKIREHTKQKQSLDDVMRHLWQMYQLTEIGMAEDDFDHAIEFVIGSGFKATWQQIKRDHIDGVHDLPLEALLQKVGVKVQLKKTLATESAEVAKQLLGIRTSMNNGWVRLTHVLDGGLAQEAGLSAGDHLASISGERVTPSRLEELLLALIQKLCRGQVVKFLVYRHDKELVLSIQSPKTKENVLAAKPKQHTLSV, encoded by the coding sequence ATGCCAAAAACCAGGTTCACTAGCATCACCAAGAACAACAACGATAAAGGCTTCAAAGGCAAGCAGTCAAAGAACTCCATCACCTATGTGATTGGATGTGATGATTGGCGAGCTCATCGCTTTGATGTTGTGATGCAAATTCCTGGTGAGATTGCCAGTCAAGGCCCCCTTCATCTGCAATTGCCTGCTTGGATTCCAGGCAGTTACATGATCCGAGATTTTTCAAAGCATCTTGAATCCATCAGTGCTTCTGAAATTATTTCTGCTAAATCGATCAAGCCAATCAAACTTAACAAAATTGATAGCCACACTTGGGAGCTGAAATCCAAGCAAGATGTGGAAGTGAGGTATCAGGTGTATGCCTTTGATACGTCAGTGAGAGCTGCTTACTTGGATCACGAGAGAGCGTTTTTTAATGCCAGCAGTTTGTGTTTGCAGTTGTTGGGCTTTGCCAATCTTCCTTGTGATGTGAAATTACTCGAGCCCAAAGATCCTGACATGAGTCAGCGTTGGTCTGTGCAAACCACATTACCTGTTAAAGAGTCGAAGCAAATCAAGCGTTCAGGTTTTGGGGTGTATCAAGCAGAGAGTTACGATGCTTTGATTGATCACCCGGTGGCCATGGGTGAGTTTCAGGTGATTCAGTGGCAAGTGCATGGCACGCCTCACCGCATGGTGATTCAGGGATTGTTGGATGGCGTGGATGAGCGTCAATTGAGCAAAGACTTGAAAGCAATCTGTGAAGCTCATATCAGCTTTTTTGAACCAGAAAAACCAAGAGCTCCTTTCAAAGAGTATTGCTTTATGGTGAATGCCGTGGGCGATGGTTATGGCGGTTTAGAGCATCGCAACAGCACGGTTCTTTTGTGTAAGCGTGCTGATTTGCCTTACCCTGAACAAAATTTACAGAAGCATGAAGCTTATGAAGATTTTCTTGGCTTGTGCAGTCATGAGTATTTCCATTCGTGGATGGTCAAGCGAGTCAAACCCAAAGCATTTGATCCTTATGTCTTAGATCAAAAAAATCATACGCGCTTGCTGTGGTTGTTTGAGGGCTTCACCAGTTACTACGATGATCTTCAGTTATTCAGAAGTCAGAGAATTAATCTTGCGTCTTACCTCAAGCGTCTTGAGAAAACTTGGAACATGGTTTTGCGTGGGCCGGGAAGACACAAACAAAGTTTGTCAGAGAGTTCTTTTGATGCTTGGACCAAGTATTACCAAATGGATGAGAACACACCCAATGCAGTGGTGAGTTATTACGCCAAAGGATCTTTGTTGGCATTGGCCCTTGATTTAAAGATTCGTGAACACACCAAGCAAAAGCAATCCTTGGATGATGTGATGCGACATTTATGGCAAATGTATCAGCTGACTGAAATAGGGATGGCTGAGGATGACTTTGATCATGCCATTGAGTTTGTGATTGGTTCTGGTTTCAAAGCTACTTGGCAACAAATCAAGCGTGATCACATCGATGGTGTTCATGACTTGCCTTTAGAGGCCTTGTTGCAAAAAGTGGGCGTCAAGGTTCAGTTGAAAAAAACGCTTGCCACTGAAAGCGCTGAAGTTGCCAAGCAATTATTGGGTATCCGAACCAGCATGAACAATGGTTGGGTCAGACTGACCCATGTCTTGGATGGCGGCTTGGCCCAAGAGGCAGGTTTGTCTGCGGGCGATCATTTGGCATCGATCAGTGGTGAACGTGTCACGCCATCTCGCTTGGAAGAGTTGCTCTTGGCATTGATTCAAAAGTTATGCCGAGGCCAAGTTGTTAAGTTTTTGGTTTATCGCCATGACAAAGAGTTGGTGTTGAGTATTCAATCTCCTAAAACCAAAGAAAATGTTTTGGCAGCTAAGCCGAAGCAACACACTTTGTCCGTTTAA
- a CDS encoding DsbC family protein, translating into MKLFKTINLICAMGAASLLSFSVAAQGNPEAKIKTEMQKQLGERAKVDAVRTTPVAGLYEVTIGTDIVYTDASARYLIQGEVVDLKTGTNLTEQRSNDLNRIRWADLPLNDAIKVVRGKGTRQVAVFADPNCGFCKRLEKGFQQLDNVTIYTFMVPMLSADSLIKSQQIWCSSDKIKAWNDWMINNQAPTGKGDCGNPLERNTALARKLGITGTPAMFFTDGTRLNGAVPMAQIEKKLK; encoded by the coding sequence ATGAAATTATTTAAAACAATCAATCTTATTTGCGCCATGGGCGCCGCTTCATTATTGAGTTTTTCAGTGGCTGCCCAAGGCAATCCTGAAGCCAAGATCAAAACAGAGATGCAAAAGCAATTGGGTGAGCGCGCCAAAGTAGATGCGGTGCGCACAACGCCGGTCGCTGGTTTGTATGAAGTGACAATTGGCACTGATATTGTTTACACAGACGCCAGCGCACGTTATTTGATTCAGGGTGAGGTGGTTGATTTAAAAACTGGCACCAATCTCACAGAACAGCGCAGCAATGATTTGAATCGTATTCGTTGGGCAGATTTGCCATTGAATGATGCCATCAAGGTGGTGCGTGGTAAAGGCACTCGTCAGGTGGCAGTGTTTGCTGATCCAAACTGTGGTTTTTGCAAACGTTTAGAAAAAGGCTTTCAGCAGTTAGACAATGTCACGATCTATACATTCATGGTGCCGATGTTATCTGCTGATTCACTCATTAAGTCTCAACAGATTTGGTGCTCATCAGACAAAATTAAAGCTTGGAATGATTGGATGATCAATAACCAAGCGCCGACTGGTAAGGGGGATTGCGGCAATCCGTTGGAGCGCAATACGGCCTTGGCTAGAAAGTTAGGCATTACTGGAACTCCAGCGATGTTCTTCACAGATGGCACGCGTCTAAATGGTGCTGTACCGATGGCGCAAATTGAAAAAAAATTGAAGTGA
- the prfA gene encoding peptide chain release factor 1, producing MKPSMKAKLEQLDARLAELNSLLVQEEITKDMDQYRKLNREHAEISPVVEQFQLFLQAEADEQAALAMQADPEMKDFAEEEIKSAKERMENMQADLQRLLLPKDPNDDKNIFLEIRAGTGGDESALFAADLFRMYTRFAERQRWQVEVVSASESDLGGYKEVILRIVGQSAFSRLKFESGGHRVQRVPQTETQGRIHTSACTVAVMPEADEISDIEINPADLRIDTFRASGAGGQHINKTDSAVRITHIPTGTVVECQDDRSQHRNKDQAMKVLVSRIMDAKRRAAHDKEAETRKSLVGSGDRSDRIRTYNFPQGRITDHRINLTLYKIDAMMDGDIQDLLNALSAEHQAELLASLGDI from the coding sequence ATGAAACCAAGTATGAAAGCGAAGCTTGAGCAGTTAGATGCCAGGCTCGCAGAACTCAATTCATTGTTAGTCCAGGAAGAAATTACCAAGGACATGGATCAGTACCGCAAACTCAATCGTGAGCATGCGGAGATATCCCCTGTTGTCGAACAATTCCAGTTATTCCTGCAAGCAGAAGCCGACGAGCAAGCAGCTTTAGCGATGCAAGCCGATCCTGAAATGAAAGACTTTGCAGAAGAAGAAATCAAATCTGCCAAAGAGCGCATGGAAAACATGCAAGCTGATTTACAGCGCCTGCTATTACCCAAAGATCCCAATGATGATAAAAATATCTTTTTGGAAATTCGTGCGGGCACCGGCGGCGATGAGAGTGCTTTATTCGCTGCTGATTTATTCAGGATGTACACACGCTTTGCCGAAAGACAACGTTGGCAAGTGGAAGTCGTGAGCGCTTCAGAATCAGACTTGGGTGGTTACAAAGAAGTCATTTTGCGCATTGTTGGACAAAGTGCTTTTTCAAGACTCAAATTTGAATCAGGCGGTCACCGTGTGCAACGGGTGCCTCAAACCGAAACTCAAGGACGCATTCACACTTCAGCCTGTACTGTGGCTGTGATGCCCGAAGCCGATGAAATCAGCGATATTGAAATCAATCCTGCTGATTTGCGCATTGACACATTCAGAGCGTCTGGCGCCGGTGGTCAGCACATCAATAAAACAGACTCTGCGGTGCGCATCACGCACATACCAACGGGTACGGTGGTGGAATGCCAAGATGATCGCAGCCAACACCGCAACAAAGATCAAGCCATGAAAGTGCTTGTATCTAGAATCATGGATGCCAAGCGTCGCGCTGCGCACGACAAAGAAGCTGAGACTCGCAAGAGCTTGGTGGGTTCTGGTGATCGCAGCGATCGCATCCGCACCTACAACTTCCCCCAAGGACGCATCACCGACCACCGCATCAATCTCACTCTGTACAAGATTGATGCCATGATGGATGGTGATATTCAAGACCTTTTGAACGCGTTGTCTGCCGAGCACCAAGCTGAGTTATTGGCCAGCTTGGGTGATATTTAA
- the ychF gene encoding redox-regulated ATPase YchF, with protein MSLKCGIVGLPNVGKSTLFNALTKAGIAAENYPFCTIEPNVGVVEVPDPRLAQLAEIVKPERILPAVVEFVDIAGLVAGASKGEGLGNQFLANIRETDAITHVVRCFEDGNVIHVAGKVDPISDIGVIDTELALADLGTVDKAYARYSKAAKSGNDKEANALAPLLAKVQAQLNEAKPVRAMGLSEEDLALLKPFCLITAKPVMYVANVKEDGFENNPHLDAVKAHAAIEKAPVVAVCAAIEAEIAELEDADKKEFLSDMGMDEPGLDRVIRAGFNLLGLQTYFTAGVKEVRAWTIRIGDTAPQAAGVIHTDFERGFIRAQTIAFDDFISFKGETGAKEAGKMRAEGKEYVVKDGDVLNFLFNV; from the coding sequence ATGTCTTTAAAATGTGGCATCGTCGGCCTGCCTAACGTCGGCAAATCAACTCTGTTTAATGCGCTTACCAAAGCTGGTATCGCAGCGGAGAACTATCCTTTTTGCACCATTGAGCCCAATGTCGGTGTGGTCGAGGTTCCAGACCCTCGCTTGGCTCAATTAGCGGAAATTGTTAAACCTGAACGCATTTTGCCTGCCGTGGTTGAATTCGTGGACATCGCTGGCTTGGTAGCCGGTGCCTCGAAAGGCGAAGGACTGGGCAATCAGTTCTTGGCCAATATTCGAGAAACCGATGCCATCACCCATGTGGTGCGCTGTTTTGAAGACGGCAACGTGATCCACGTCGCTGGCAAGGTGGACCCAATTTCAGACATCGGCGTCATCGACACCGAGTTAGCTCTTGCAGACTTGGGCACGGTGGATAAAGCCTATGCTCGTTATTCCAAGGCTGCAAAGTCTGGCAATGACAAAGAAGCCAATGCTTTGGCCCCATTGCTCGCCAAAGTACAGGCACAACTCAATGAAGCCAAACCTGTGCGCGCCATGGGTTTAAGTGAAGAAGATTTGGCACTTTTAAAGCCCTTCTGCCTCATCACTGCCAAACCAGTGATGTACGTCGCCAACGTCAAAGAAGATGGCTTTGAGAACAATCCTCATCTTGATGCGGTCAAAGCTCACGCGGCGATTGAAAAAGCCCCTGTGGTGGCCGTATGCGCCGCCATTGAGGCAGAAATTGCAGAACTAGAAGATGCTGATAAAAAAGAATTTTTAAGTGATATGGGCATGGATGAGCCAGGTCTTGATCGAGTGATCAGAGCCGGCTTTAATTTGCTCGGTTTACAAACCTACTTCACAGCAGGTGTGAAGGAAGTTCGTGCTTGGACGATTCGTATTGGTGACACCGCCCCTCAAGCAGCGGGTGTGATCCATACCGACTTTGAGCGTGGCTTCATTCGTGCGCAAACCATCGCTTTTGACGATTTCATCAGTTTCAAGGGTGAGACGGGTGCAAAAGAGGCTGGCAAGATGCGCGCCGAGGGCAAAGAGTATGTCGTTAAAGATGGTGATGTCCTGAATTTCCTTTTTAACGTCTAA
- the hemA gene encoding glutamyl-tRNA reductase yields MQILTLGINHHTAPIQVREQVAFTPEMIQPALHHLKDHLASVSETHLPEATILSTCNRTELYCAANDEHADQQSSLLKKSAIEWLAKSRGIDHQELMPHVYVLPQSLAVRHAFRVACGLDSMVVGETQILGQLKDAVRCADEAGSLGTYLNQLFQKTFQVAKEVRGTTEIGAHSISMAAAAVRLSERIFESVSDQKVLFIGAGEMINLCATHFAARKPKLMAVANRTLERGQELADQLSEQGLATESLRLSDLPTRLHDFDIVVSCTASTLPIIGLGMVENAVKQRRHRPVVMIDLAVPRDIEAEVGKLNDVYLYTVDDLSDIVQAGSDSRQAAVGQAEAIIETRVSHFMHWLETRGTVPLIQDLRQRGEDLRSVELERARKLLAKGEDPQVVLDLLAQGLTNKFLHGSLHALQHAQGEERDALMKILPGLFRSNNSNQ; encoded by the coding sequence ATGCAGATTTTGACATTGGGCATTAATCATCACACCGCACCGATTCAGGTACGTGAACAGGTGGCATTCACACCTGAGATGATTCAGCCTGCCTTGCATCATTTGAAAGATCATTTGGCCAGTGTATCTGAAACACATTTGCCAGAAGCAACGATCTTATCAACTTGCAATAGAACAGAATTGTATTGCGCCGCCAATGACGAGCACGCTGATCAGCAATCTTCTTTACTGAAGAAAAGTGCGATTGAGTGGCTCGCTAAATCTCGCGGCATCGATCACCAAGAATTAATGCCTCACGTTTATGTCTTGCCACAATCACTGGCTGTTCGTCACGCATTCAGAGTGGCCTGCGGTTTAGATTCAATGGTGGTTGGTGAAACACAAATTTTGGGTCAGTTAAAAGATGCGGTGCGCTGTGCTGATGAAGCAGGCTCACTAGGCACTTACCTCAATCAACTTTTTCAAAAAACTTTTCAGGTCGCCAAAGAAGTTCGTGGCACCACTGAAATCGGAGCACACTCCATTTCAATGGCAGCTGCTGCAGTGCGCCTATCTGAAAGAATTTTTGAAAGCGTTTCTGATCAAAAAGTTTTATTTATCGGCGCTGGTGAAATGATCAATTTGTGCGCCACGCATTTTGCGGCGCGCAAACCAAAATTAATGGCTGTGGCCAATCGTACTTTAGAGCGCGGCCAAGAATTGGCTGATCAATTATCCGAACAAGGCTTGGCAACAGAATCTTTACGACTCTCTGATCTACCGACACGCTTGCATGATTTTGATATTGTGGTTTCTTGCACTGCCAGCACCTTACCGATCATTGGTTTGGGCATGGTTGAGAATGCTGTCAAGCAACGCCGTCATCGCCCAGTCGTGATGATTGACTTGGCGGTGCCTCGTGACATTGAAGCTGAAGTAGGTAAATTAAACGACGTGTACCTCTACACCGTTGATGACTTGAGTGACATTGTTCAAGCTGGTTCAGATTCTCGTCAAGCAGCCGTGGGTCAGGCTGAAGCAATCATTGAAACTCGCGTATCGCATTTCATGCACTGGTTAGAAACCAGAGGCACCGTGCCTTTGATTCAAGACTTGCGCCAACGAGGTGAAGACTTGCGCTCAGTTGAGCTTGAGCGTGCCCGCAAGCTACTCGCTAAAGGTGAAGACCCACAAGTGGTACTAGATCTTTTAGCCCAAGGTCTTACCAATAAGTTTTTACACGGCTCTTTACATGCCTTGCAACATGCACAAGGTGAAGAGCGTGATGCACTCATGAAAATCTTACCGGGTCTATTCCGGTCAAACAACTCCAATCAATAG